Proteins found in one Salmo salar chromosome ssa26, Ssal_v3.1, whole genome shotgun sequence genomic segment:
- the xlkd1 gene encoding Lymphatic vessel endothelial hyaluronic acid receptor 1 precursor — translation MMQVWILSLLLPLTLSFSGLHVDPSKIHAFPERHIAGVFLVSYTKDLNQFAYAFNASEAREVCWSLGVTMASNSQVEEAQRLGLETCRFGWIDEHFAVIPRIEASKTCGQNQTGVIKWRASVTKLFDVFCFNASGVASFPSTSLSPAIIHLVPSTQSTRPTSHSRSSLLSLSSFSDNPEEVEVELPQSMSSAKSSIGAVPKALLITSAIVLLLTAMAILLYFRANNGLKTIFPCWDLEQQKEYSETVECAAHTCMKDTKEVQTEGKAKAEPEEDVCKETANDISVNISDETNTDSASETKP, via the exons ATGATGCAGGTTTGGATCCTCTCACTACTGCTGCCTCTCACACTGTCATTCTCTGGTCTACATGTTGATCCTAGCAAAATTCATG CTTTCCCAGAGAGACACATAGCTGGGGTGTTTCTGGTCAGCTACACGAAAGACCTCAACCAGTTCGCCTATGCCTTCAATGCCTCTGAGGCCAGGGAGGTGTGCTGGTCTCTGGGTGTAACCATGGCCTCCAATTCCCAGGTTGAGGAGGCTCAGAGACTGGGCTTGGAAACATGCAG GTTTGGGTGGATTGATGAACATTTTGCAGTGATCCCTCGTATTGAGGCCAGTAAAACCTGTGGTCAAAACCAGACCGGTGTCATCAAATGGAGAGCCTCTGTCACCAAACTTTTTGATGTGTTCTGCTTCAACGCTTCAG GAGTGGCCTccttcccctctacctccctctctccagccatCATTCATCTTGTCCCCTCCACACAGTCCACACGGCCCACCTCTCATTCtcgctcctcccttctctctctcagtagttTTTCTGATAACCcagaggaggtagaggtagaaCTACCCCAGTCCATGAGCAGCGCAAAGTCTTCAATTGGAG CGGTGCCAAAAGCATTACTTATCACCTCGGCCATTGTTCTTCTTCTGACTGCAATGGCCATTCTCTTGTACTTTAGAGC GAACAATGGCCTCAAGACTATTTTCCCCTGCTGGGATTTGGAGCAGCAGAAAGAGTACAGTGAGACAGTGGAGTGTGCAGCACACACCTGTATGAAGGACACAAAGGAAGTCCAGACTGAGGGTAAAGCTAAGGCTGAGCCTGAGGAGGATGTGTGCAAAGAGACAGCCAATGACATCAGTGTGAACATCAGTGATGAGACCAACACTGATTCAGCATCAGAGACAAAACCTTGA
- the LOC106587202 gene encoding inositol 1,4,5-triphosphate receptor associated 1 codes for MPVLPEEEEDSPEELDSSSSSPSTNTPVESRAVTVAMPAPTIVFPKQATVTVVQADGRPLEQTRPHSPRSRLSRNSLGGPITTVDSTGNVIDLVKDHLPELQLSEEDRQKNLVLLQEAKKVSDRFLSRRGRKSTCSLSESPTSLSPNHTPSSSPVPSRSSSLITAPQIAVATEVNYAPSSPVSLRLEVLSAREQADTSTPEHESTRRLVDWKPNEKRKVSSGTLAPRYSGPPPPREPSGGQKENCDPRVTAKNCPAPVLVNKPEEGLVRAPNQAPATGVAKPVPRPPTQQAPCTAEIKTIGAFPPLMRAVSWDTVGTLNARNGAPSLPPTNEETFSFQDKTRDALHKSSGYKDFPVQPVNVQKLSKIREEHKLMRNQSIVGSKLADLSETAEQERGPSLLPPAGSPTDEEAKEKSDAMPNISDIMLRKLKLHRGLPGCAPPLTEKEVENAFVQLSLAFRNDNYTLETRLKQAERERTLTEENTEKELEEFKGSLKCTAPQWSNMEQRESYQCLIETVAVLHRLATRLSSRAEMVGAVRQEKRMNKATEVMMQYVENLKRTYEKDHAELMEFKKLANQNSSRCYGGSIDTGDDGVPRPSRSMSLTLGKALPRRRVSVAVVPKFNLLNIPGQTPVMAGPGPSVAIGPSPQPTMGQALPVLCEANSMKSNFPTEPTQPAIAESGKTVAEQEAEQSAPAKPSINLEEIRSEIKAKIEEEAYNKGYQEGLKRSKEIKEVEEEEEKVEEKPEKKDEGKRKEISRKEKFSSKVEEVLVVLDRLCPKIFRRNRLLWIVLTLFLVTFLVVNVFTYFSDRYNSHGDMSAEKAMVQGKKKIFELNVGVQPKNPNPE; via the exons ATGCCCGTCCTccctgaagaggaggaggattccCCTGAGGAGCTCGACAGTTCCTCCAGCTCACCCAGCACA AATACACCAGTTGAAAGTAGAGCAGTTACCGTGGCGATGCCTGCTCCCACCATTGTCTTCCCAAAGCAAGCAACCGTGACCGTGGTCCAAGCAGATGGTCGTCCTCTGGAACAGACCAg ACCACACAGTCCCAGATCTCGCTTGTCCCGAAACTCCCTGGGAGGACCCATCACTACAGTCG ACAGTACAGGCAATGTGATAGACCTGGTGAAAGACCATCTGCCTGAGCTGCAGCTCTCGGAGGAGGACCGTCAGAAGAACCTGGTGCTACTGCAGGAGGCCAAGAAAGTCAGCGACCGATTCCTGAGCCGCAGGGGCCGAAAGTCCACCTGCAGCCTCTCTGAATCCCCCACAA GTCTTTCTCCTAACCACACACCATCCTCCTCACCTGTACCGTCCAGAAGCAGCTCTCTTATCACAGCCCCTCAAATAG CTGTAGCCACAGAGGTGAACTATGCCCCCTCATCACCTGTCAGCCTG CGATTGGAGGTTCTGTCTGCGAGGGAGCAGGCTGATACCAGTACACCGGAGCATGAG AGCACCAGGAGGTTGGTGGACTGGAAGCCCAATGAGAAGCGTAAGGTGTCCTCAGGCACCCTTGCTCCCCGCTACTCTGGCCCCCCACCCCCCAGGGAGCCCAGTGGGGGCCAGAAGGAGAACTGTGACCCCAGGGTAACAGCTAAGAATTGCCCAGCACCAGTACTAGTCAATAAGCCAGAGGAGGGTCTGGTTCGAGCCCCCAACCAGGCCCCTGCCACCGGGGTGGCCAAGCCTGTCCCTCGGCCCCCCACTCAGCAGGCCCCCTGCACGGCAGAGATCAAGACAATCGGGGCCTTTCCTCCGCTCATGAGAGCTGTGTCCTGGGACACTGTTGGAACCCTCAACGCCAGGAATGGGGCACCAAGTCTCCCCCCTACAAACGAGGAAACCTTCTCCTTTCAAGACAAGACCCGGGATGCCCTGCACAAGTCCTCTGGGTACAAGGACTTCCCTGTACAGCCTGTCAACGTGCAGAAGCTGTCCAAAATAAGAGAG GAGCACAAGCTGATGCGAAACCAAAGCATTGTGGGGTCAAAGTTGGCAGACTTGAGTGAAACAGCTGAACAGGAAAGAG gTCCCTCTCTTCTGCCCCCTGCAGGGTCTCCTACGGATGAGGAGGCTAAAGAGAAGTCAGACGCCATGCCCAACATCTCAGACATCATGCTGAGGAAACTCAAACTGCACAGAGGGCTACCAGGCTG TGCACCTCCACTCACGGAAAAAGAAGTTGAG AACGCGTTTGTTCAACTGTCGCTGGCATTCCGGAACGACAACTACACTCTGGAGACACGGCTCAAACAGGCGGAGAGGGAGCGGACCCTGACCGAGGAAAACACAGAGAAGGAACTGGAAGAATTCAAAGGCTCTCTGAAG TGCACGGCTCCACAGTGGAGTAACATGGAGCAGCGGGAGTCTTACCAGTGCCTCATAGAGACAGTAGCAGTACTGCACCGTCTGGCCACCAGGCTCTCCAGCAGAGCTGAGATGGTTGGAGCAGTCAGACAG GAGAAACGTATGAACAAGGCCACAGAGGTGATGATGCAGTACGTGGAGAATCTGAAGAGGACCTATGAGAAGGACCACGCTGAGCTGATGGAGTTCAAGAAGCTGGCCAACCAGAACTCCAGTCGCTGCTATGGAGGATCCATAGACACTGGAG ATGATGGAGTCCCACGGCCATCCAGATCAATGTCGCTGACCCTGGGAAAG GCTTTGCCCAGACGGAGGGTCAGTGTTGCGGTGGTCCCCAAATTTAACCTCCTGAACATCCCTGGTCAGACCCCGGTCATGGCAGGTCCCGGCCCCAGCGTTGCAATCGGACCCAGCCCCCAACCCACCATGGGCCAAGCACTTCCTGTCCTG TGTGAAGCCAACAGTATGAAAAGCAACTTTCCCACTGAGCCTACACAGCCAGCTATAGCTGAGAG TGGAAAGACTGTGGCAGAGCAGGAAGCTGAGCAATCTGCCCCAGCCAAGCCCTCCATCAACCTAGAGGAGATCAGATCAGAGATCAAGGCAAAGATAGAGGAGGAGGCCTACAATAAAGG CTACCAAGAGGGACTGAAGAGAAGTAAAGAAATCaaagaggtggaggaagaggaggagaaagtaGAGGAAAAGCCAGAAAAGAAGGATGAAGGAAAAAGAAAAGAAATCAGCAGGAAAGAAAAGTTCAGCAG TAAGGTTGAAGAGGTCCTAGTTGTCCTTGACCGGCTTTGCCCCAAGATTTTCCGCCGTAACCGACTTCTCTGGATTGTTTTGACGTTGTTCCTGGTCACGTTTCTGGTCGTCAATGTTTTCACATACTTTAGTGATCGCTATAACAGCCATGGGGACATGTCGGCAGAAAAAGCCATGGTCCAGGGCAAGAAGAAGATCTTTGAACTGAATGTAGGAGTACAGCCAAAGAATCCCAATCCAGAATAA